The window ATGTGTTTTGTGACCTGCACCAGACTAGTCGTCCCATTTGACTCTCTAAGCTTTTACCGCAGCGGGGAGCCGCCATTGTTGACTTCCCGTCAGCTTAGGCTTTGCATGAGCCAGGAGAGAGACACTTGGACAATGAAACGTGGGTGTGTTAGGCATGCCGAATCCATGCCTTGTAAGCATCTAGAATTACAGATTATTAAAGCGATAGAGAGAGATGTAAGCATGCCATTTTTGAACGCGACTGGATGGGTCTTCGGTGGCGTTTGAAAGCAGCATGAAATGTCTACCATGCATGGGTTCCGAAACAAAGCGGATTTTGTTGATTAGCCTGACAATTCTTTATAGGATTCCTTTGTGATGATGCCCTCCGTGACATACTACTTCGACCACGGTCGCTGCAGGCGATCTGCATTTTTATCTTGTCGATGACGTGCTTAAACATCAATTGCTGTTGAAAGGATTGATGTGTTGCTGACACCGGAGATAGcatgaacaaaggaagaagacgaACAGAATCCAGAAGTTACAACACAAAACATATGCTCCCCGTGAATGGACAGGGCATGAACGGCAAGCTGCCATTGCTCGGAACGTCTGCAGCATCTGCAACATCTCCGACGTTTAGCACGATGGCCGATGGATTCTTGGTGAAGGAAGTCCAAGCGTGGACTATTCCTAATGGAAACATGCCGAAGTCCCGGTCCAACTCACGTGGGTCATTATCCAACACATGCACACGTTTCCCCCGGCTCAAGCTTTAAAGTTCAGAGGAAACCAGAGAAATCTCACCGTGGTCGGCTCCATAGAAACCCCACTTGAAGACCCGACAACAGACTATGTTCCGTGGACTTTTCAGCATCCTGATTTGGTCAAAGGAATCCTATAAGTTGGCCGAGAGCTCGTCTCCCTCTTTCCATGTATTCGCATAGTTACCCGGGACGCAAGCAAGCCGTGGATTCCATGCTCCAATGTCTTCCAGGTCCAAAAGATCGCACGTGTGTGCTTATCTAAAGACGAAGATGTCCGTGGAGTGCCTTCATACCTCCTCTTTCATCATCAGGAAAAGACTGCCATGAATCTTTGACTGAGTTCTTCTTACATCAGTTTTAGAAAAGTAGCAAGCGGTGCACATCACCATTATAAATTAATACAAATGGAGGAGAGGATAAGAAGAACAGAAAGTATCGTGAACTCCATATGCATGTATCTGGTTCCTGACATTTGAGAGCATCTATCTAACCAGCATCTTTGTTAATCTcatgagatcatcgagaaggactAGTATAGATTTGTGGTTGGACCGTGCAGTGAACTGGTGTCGTTTAAATCGTGTTTATTTAGCGGTCGCAGTTGACTTATCTGATCGTACATGGAGTTGTTCGTTTCCAATTCACAAGTAATTTGCTCAAATTTCATGCTTTGTTTTCTCTTCCGTCTTTCCCACCATTTGATACTGTAAATATTTGTCGAAGAATTTAAATTGGTTCATTCGATATGGGTCGATTCATACGATCACTTTATATGGTGTTTCTTCGAACAATTAATCTCGAGCATCACGTAGCAGCAGATCATGCTTTGGCTTCTCCGTTTGGAAGACACAAATGGCAGCAAAAGAACAGGTTTTCATTTGAGAAGCGAAGAAACGTGATGGGTTTGAATGCATTGAATATTATCAGTCGATGACACCATTCTTGATCATGAAAGCCAGACGTATTGCATGATGTCACTGTTGCAGGATTGCACTGCTTGCCTCGTTCAACGTGCAATACGAACTCGCTGACCACTTTGTCAGATGCTTTATATGTTACTGTCATTTTAgattgtattgtcattacttccAACAATTtcacattaaaaataataaaaaactgtCTTCCTACTGTCGTAGTAAACCCACTTTAATCCtcagaaaataaaaatgaataataaaataaatgaatgcaTTGATTCCTCACATCATTCGCAATCTAATCTGTTATAAGAATGTTCTCTTCCGATGTATGACAATGATACATGATTATTTTGATGTTATAAGAATGTTAAATGTTCTGAAATGAGTATGAGAAGTAGAGAGAGATATTTTATCGCTTTTGTTGACAATATATCTCATATCAATAGATATGTTTACAAAGTATGATTTTTTTGATAtaacattttttattattaacatGAATACTGTAATAGtaggatttataaaaaaaaataagccaGACATACTTGTTtgtattttttttgaattttaagaAATTTGAGTTTGAATTACTTAGGTTAACATATATACAAATTAGACATTAATACAATTCAAAAACTTAAATTAGTAcaatattgatgaaattattcaaTTTTCCTAATATTTAGTGATGTGATAGTTTTATTCATCCCTATTTCCATAATgtacatataaatattttaatatattaaaaaaagtataaattaaaATAGAACACATTATCTTGTTTGAAAGGAATTCCTTTCTCAAATTTTCATTAGTAATTGGTATTACTTCAATTTTTGACTGTTAGTCGATTAGGTTACGGCAAAGGGGCATCCTTAATTGGAGTCTCCATCTGACCTAACCACCGGTCACAGCGGGCGCGGAACCCGAGAACGAGAGATGACTACTCACGCATCTCTTGCGGCTAACGTTAGTTGACACTCGCTCGGCTTCTTTGTCTTCCCCGGAGAGGCTCGAGAGCGAGGCAGTCGCACATGGCGATCTCCGGAGATTTCAAGGTGTTCGTCGGGGCCTTCGCTTCTCATCCCGGTCACCGCCCTCCTAAACCCACCGTCCCCTTTTCCAAGGTCGGGTTTTCCCTTCCTTTTCTGCTTCTGCTGATTGAAATGCCTAGGATTTGATAGATTTTTTGCTTTACGAATTAGTAACATCTGTGACTTTTCATAGTGGTGCTGTTGTGAGTACCTCTTACTTGAGATTAGGTTTAGTTTCTCTTGTCGAATTACTGATTGGGTTTTGTTACTggattacatatttttatttaaaatttcctGAATCATTCGTTGAATTCGAAATGCGTGAGTGCATTTTAGAAAAGGAGCTGATGCTGACCTCAAATGGTGATGTCAGTCACCTCCACAAGTTGTGAAGATTAGACCGTCTTTCTGTCTCTTTGATGATTCAGAAGGGAACCGTGTACAAGTGTTAATGATGAGTGTTAGATTTCCTAGACGTTTCGGCCAACATCTTCTGCAAGGAGCCGGCTGTTATTCTGATAAATATAACATTTTAGCTAATTGCCATTGTGTTTTAAGTGGAACATCTAGTGGTTTATATTCAAGGAATTTGTAAGTATCAGAAATTTCATGAACGAACTATTGATGCTGATTGTAGATTTGTAATAATGTTGGATGATCGGAGATTCTAGGTGGGCCTGTGACATCTGCTTTCATGGAGCCTAAGTCAATATTAGTCATAGTTTACTTTGGATGTGAGACTAATCAGAGTGTTATAATCTCCTATCAAGCCTTAGCACGGTGCATGTGAGGCATAGCCTAGTGGTAGTACACTCATCAtatttttataagtcaatcttagtcttaatCCACTTTCGATGAGGAAATAAATGGGGTGTTACATAAATAATCTTGTTTTGCCATCATAAGGTCTTCTAGTTATCATTAGTTTCTTAATATAGATTATCAACCTTAAGATTGTGCTGTAGAGTCTGTATTACTTCTTGATGCATCATCCTCAAGTTGTCACTCATCATGATCCTCATCTTTCATCTCATGTGGGTTATTCGAGGGGTAGAGTGGTGATCTGCAGGCCATTTGTTTTGGATGAAGTCATTCACGAAATTTGAAAGCATACAATTTTGAATTCAACCAATCTCTATTTCCACTTTATGGATCCAACTGGCTGTCACACTTTGACTTCTGCTTGGTGAGAGCTGAACTGCTGAAGTCAAGTTCCATGATCTTAGAGATTGCCATAACTGGTCCATGCATAGCTTCCGTAGACAATTCAACCTGAGGGCCTATATTAGTTCGATCAAGTGAATGGAATATAATTATCATCTTGACACAAGCTAAATTGAAGCCTaagttttttaagaaaattatttttgtcCTGGTAAATGAACTACAATATTAACCAGTAATTGTGTATCCTACTGAGCTGACCACAACTGACTTCCGCATCCCACTTGTTGCATAATGTACTTAATTCCAATCTAAATACAAGTGTATTGGCATCCACATAAAAAATTTCCCTGAGCAGAGCTTACCTACTAGCATAATCATTTGGTAGCTTGTTTACACACTACATTTGCATGCTGTGCCAATACAGAGTTCTTTCTTTCCTTCAGATTGAAAGTTATGGATTATGGTAATCTTGGCTTTATATTGCTAAAAACAAGTATATAGTCGGTTCATACATTTTTATATTCACAAGCATGACATCAAACATGTAGATTTTGGGACCATATTTGTGGGACTCTAATCCATTGAATTTGACTTGGATATATCATAACACTTAGAAATCATGCCATAGAATTGCCATCTTTGTGATTCCTTTCCTCACTTATTTCTTCCAGGTCTTCTTCGGTTCACCTGTCCTCCTATGATACTTCTTTCCTAATATGAATTACTTACCAACTGCATAGTTCTCTTTGTCCCTCTGATCCTTTGGAACACCTAACTTGACATTTCCTTATCCTTTACTGTTGCGACCTTCAACTAATCACTAGTGCATTGTTTGTATCTTTGAGTTCTATATTTCCTAATAAAAATATTCTTCTATCATTTCTTTTAACAACACTCAAACATCCTCATCCAGAACTCAGTATTTTTGTTATCTAGAGGTGGAAACTCTTGATCCCAACTCCTTCAAATCAACTCATAATAAATAGCATGTGTGAGGACTGAGGACTATCTTTATTGGTTTGGTTGGCATGAGTTTACCTCATGGACTTGATAAACTGACAACCGACATGTTGCCCTACGAAAGTCTATATATTTGAAGAGGCATCATCTTTCATAACAAGTTACATATGCGTTGTTGTCTCAAGTTCCACAAGAAAGGGTTAAGATATGTCTTGGACATATTTTAGGATTTAATTCAGTCTGGCTTGGTTAATTCAGTTTGTGGTTTTCGGAAAAAGAACTAGATATATGATGGGTTCCATTGGAAATCTCAGAATCGGCTGAAAGTCATCTGGAATTAGTAATTCCAACTGGAACTAGTTAGAATTTCCCTAGTGGTGCTAATACTTACTTAACCTGGACAGGCAGAGGTCAGCTAGATTCCCCAAAATCGAGTATTTTTAAGTCAGACTTCAACTATTCCAATCTGGACTGCTGGACCAGGCTGTTTGTTATTGATACTGCAAGCATCATCCCCTTAACAAGATATATGCCCAAAATCTCTTTCTTGCTTACTTGACCTGTTGCTTAAAATGCTTGATATGCATATTCTCAATCgtaacacacttctctaagcatCAAGTTCTAAACATGTATCTTTGTTTTTCTGCCTACCTCGGTAACATTTGTTAATTCTGTAATCTTGATGGATACTATAAAGTAAATGGAAATAAATGGTCACCTGATGCCACTAAAGTATTTTATTGCCATCGTGGTTCAGTTATCCACTAGGCAACTCATCTTACCAATTTCCTAATCTTGATAAATATTCTTCCATGTCAGCAGTTTTTGGAGTTTGTTAGGCCGTTGTCTTGATATTTACCTAGCCATGCATGGTATGCATGTCTAACTGCTTAAGGATTACAAATATTATCATAAGTTTGTGGGCTTAATACGAGATAATTGGCATGTACATCCTCATTGATTAAAATTGCTGAAAAATGGCATGCAAATCTTCATTGAATAGCACTTGTAACTACACTTATATAgtatttgatttatttcctaTCTATCAGTCTGCCTGTACATTATCATAAGTAAACAACAAGAATGACAAGCCATACAATCCCAAATACTTAAGGTTGGCTTGTTAAATTTCACCCACCATTGATCTCAAATAGTTAAGATTTATGCTTATGAAGTATAACACTATTTGACGTTGTTTGTTAGTGGTCTAATCTAATGTAGCCTTCCATCGAGACCAACATTGATGGTATTATGAATTAtcataaattcaaaaaaaaaaaaaaaaaccattcaaGCAAATGGGATCATTGGTTTATTCCTTTCCTAGCATAGTGAAGTTATTATTGCATGGTGAATTTTGAGTTATGTGGAGCTATAGTTGCTGCGCCCTCGGATTATCATATCTTGGATCCTTCTCTGTCGTTAGTCCTTTATAATCGACGAGTATTTTCTGTTTCGTTACAATGCAGATACGTTTTGGTCGTGTCCCTAATGGAGCTAGTGACCTCAGAATTGTGCAGAAATGGCTACGAGCGGAATCACCAGCCAGTAGTACAGTAAAACACAGCCAAGTGTGCCATGGGATGGGAGGTAACAAACTGTCACCAACAGTAAACCAAGACGCGGAAGGCTTTCTTCTAAATGTTGTTAACATGAGCTTCTTCGACCGCCTTAGTTTGGCATGGAGGATATTATTTCCCATGACAAAAGAGAGAAATAATTCTAATGCAAGCATCGCAAAGCAGAGGCTTAAGATGATACTGTTCTCTGATAGGTGTGATATCAGCGATGAAGCAAAGCAAAAGATTGTAAGCAATGTTATCGAAGCCCTATCCGAATTTGTGGAGATTGACTCACAGGACAAAGTTCAACTTAACATCTCCACTGACACAGACCTTGGTACCATCTACTCTGTAACTGTTCCAGTCCGGCGTGTGCGGCCTGGGTACCAAGATTCTGAAGAAGATTACAGTGGAAAAATATCAAACATCGAGTACAAAGACACTGGAGAAACTTCCGGCACTGTTGATGTCACATTCGATTTCTTCCTACCAAACAAGAAATAGTCAGGGAAAACTATATGTTTTGATATGTAAAAGTGTGTTTGTGCTTCAAGGAAGAAGTTCGCCCTGCTTATGCCGTTGTCACTTTCTGATGTAACCATTAAGCCTTTTGAATCGAGTAGGTGTTTGTAAATCTTTGGAGCTCATATGTTGGATGCAGAATTTCTGTTGAAGGCTCTGCATTTGATTTCATCTTCTGAGCAATAAGCAGGTTGATTTGAATGCTAGATCATTGTAACTGCACCTGAAGCTCTCTCATCCCAAAAGTGTCTTCCTTTCTGAATAAATAATATTCTATTTTTACTACAAGGCAAATTTACATGTATTTATTCCTATAAAATCAGATACATTTTATTCATCCCTCTAGTTTTTAATTCAACATATGCAACCTCAAAATTTACTTACGTATGCATGTAGTTTATCTTTATTGGTTGAGACTacatatcatattaatatttttaagctcatcatgaaaataaaatattaaaagtttttagTCATTAATTATTTACTTAAAATTGGCTTAGGTTACTCGTACCTAAAAGTCGTTAATTGACAATGAAAGAATATATGTAGCCAATCTCTCAACCATATTTATAATGCATGAAAACATATAATAATGGGGAATAACATGCGTAAAATCCTCACTGTAACTTAACCAGCGAAGATTAAACCTTAAATAACAAAAAGGTGGAGCAAACGTTGGGTCCCCATCGAAGACGTTCGATCACGACTTTTTGGCTCAAGTCACTCGATTCACACATCACATTGCGTCCCAAACACCGTTTGATGCGGGTGGGGCGTCCACTTATGGTGTCTTCGGGAAGTCTTGCATATACGTTTCAATCATTAATTCGATGTCGAATTGACTAAAGTATTTGTCTTTCGTACATCAACCCAACACGGTGATCGAAAGGCTCACCACCAAACCATTTACTGTTTTCTCTCTATAAATATGTAAACGAGATGAAAACCCCGTTTTGAAAAAGGTTTGTGCCCTAACACCGATCGCTCTCTTCCACCCATTTCCTCTCCTTTTCTCTCCGCTTTCTTTCTCTCACTTTGCTTCCTCGATCCTCCCTCAAATCCCTGCAAAAGCCTTGGAGCCGTCGCTCGAACCTTGGCCTCCAGATTCCTTTCGCGCCCCAAAGCTCGGATTTTTCTCTCCCCGATCTTGCTCGGGACTTCTCCGGCCTTTCCCCTCTGCTTCTAGGGTTTGTGCGGTTGATGGGAGCTGGACGGTCTTGCCCCTTGGTCGGCCGCCCGAGTTCCTCGGCATTGGGAGAATCTCGCTGCAGGCCGCTCCCTGCTGGCGGTCGGTACGTCACTCGAGTTTAGGGTGTGGCTCGATCGGGCATTGGGGAGGAGTCGAATTCATCTGTTTTGCCACGGATTTAGTTTGATCTGACGTCCTGTTCTTTTCGCTCTCGTGGTTTTCGGAGTAAATTTGGAAGGAAGGTGTTCCTTTTTTCCTATTCTGTGGGTGATAGACTTACCTTTCTTGGATTACCGAGTGGAACAGTTAAAGGTTGAATCTTTCCAGTAGGAGAGGCTCATCAGACCTCGGTGGCAAACGATGGTTGGTCAATTTCGCTTTTAGATGCTGATTTCTTGGTGTTGTGGCAAAAGGACTTGGTTTTTGTTGTTTCTGTTTCCATCGTGATTGAATATCTGAGAGAAGGCTCATCCTTTTTGCTAATTCATTTCTAGTGGCTACTTCGTGCATTCCATTTAGTTGTACTTGTTCGCATAACGGTTATTTGAGTTTTCTCCATTGGAAGAGAGGAGTGAGGAAGTGCTGGGCATTGAGCACCGACTGTACAAAAGCTTCACATGGGCGATCATGGAAGCTGGGAGCCGCCCAGTTGCCTACCGCCCAATGGCCTTTTGCCTGAGGAAACAGCCAAGGTGACCCAAGTGCTTGATGCCGACAGATGGTTCAATGCAGAGGAGCAAACTGCAGAGCTGATTGCCCGGATTCAGCCCAATCAATCATCCGAGGAGCGCAGAAATGCTGTAGCCAACTATGTCCAACGGCTCATCACAGAGTGCCTCTCCTGCCGGGTTAGTGTTTTCCTCACGTGCTATTTGCTTCCTGTGCTCAGATCATAGTTGCTCAAGAAAATCAAGTTCTGCTCTTTTATAATCTGTCAGTTTTTGTAAAACATTGGGTTTCAGGTTTTCACATTTGGGTCGGTACCTCTTAAGACCTACTTACCAGATGGAGACATTGACCTGACTGCATTCAGTGATAATGAAAATTTGAAGGATACATGGGCTACCGCTGTTTGTGGTGTATTAGAGAATGAAGAGAAGAGTGAGAATGCCGAGTTTCGTGTGAAAGAAGTCAAATACATCCAAGCAGAGGTGTGTCGGAATTTCTCCTGTTTTATTCTTATGATTCTATTTTGGATGCTGGCTCGTTTCCTAATCGTATTTTCTTATGCTATTATTATTTCTATGTTTTGCTGTGTTATCTGGGTTAGGATTTTTCAGATTGGAATCTGTTTTTCAGACAATGTTGCTGTTAATTTGATTGCAGAACTCCCAACTTGTATTTGTGCAAATCGACCAATATGCTCTCATGATGAACTTTAATTTACAGAGTTTTCAGTCTTTTTGGCCAACCGGCTTGTCAATTATTTGCCTTGTTCTTCCTGTTTATTCTGATACAGATTTTGCTTTTGCATGTGGCTAGACTTATCTGTGCATAGAGTTCAAAGATGATTTTGATGTCTTTCTTTTTCCAGTACACtcttttagatattattttcaaCCTGTACAGGTAAAACTCATAAAGTGTCTTGTTGAAAATATTGTTGTGGACATCTCTTTCAATCAAGTTGGTGGACTATGCACCCTTTGCTTCCTTGAAGAGGTTAGCATGCGGTGCTTGAGAACTTCTTTTTGATACCACTCTTGGAATCATTTAACCTCATGTATAATTATGCTTCACATAACCTTCTTCTTTTTCACAGATGGACAAAGTGATAAATCAAAATCATCTTTTCAAGCGAAGTATTATACTAATTAAGGCTTGGTGTTACTATGAAAGTCGTATACTGGGTGCTCATCATGGACTTATATCTACATATGCCTTGGAGACTTTGGTTCTTTACATATTTCATGTCTTCAATAATTCTTTTGCTGGGCCACTTGAGGTGACTTAAATTTTGTTTTAGTGGACTTTGTACTATACGTgtcaaattaattttatataattatttctaATTTTTGCCTATACAGGTGTTGTATCGTTTTCTAGAATTTTTTAGCAACTTTGATTGGGATAACTATTGTATTAGTCTATGGGGGCCGGTTCCTATTAGTTCACTTCCAGATATGACTGGTGAGTCTATGATTATTTTTCTATACTACGTTGGAGCTAAAGTGTCTGATACTATATCATTATTAATCTAAATATCGTGCAGCGGAACCTCCTCGAAAAGATAATGGCAAGTTGTTGTTTAGTAAGGGATTTCTTGACAACCGTACTGCATTATATTCTGTCACACCAGGTGGTCAAGAAAACCACAACCAACCTTTTGTTTCAAAGCATTTCAATGTTGTGGATCCTTTACGCAGAAACAACAATCTTGGACGCAGTGTGAGCAAAGGTTTGACTCTTGAACATTAGTTTTCCAATTGGGAGTAGCTATTTTATCTGATAACTTGTTCTAACTGATCTTGTCCTCATGTTGAGTATTCctgattaattaattaaatttgattGGTCTTAATATAACACTTTTTAAAGTTTGGTTGACTATGTTCTCATATTCCTTATTGTTACTCTCTATTCAGGATTTTTTTTTGGTGTGGCACAAATTGCCAAAAGTGGTTTATGATGTTCAAAGGTTGTTCTGGTTTTGAGTTGAGTTTCATTTTTAGTTTTCAATTTAGCATATTTGGATTTTTTTAATAATGTTATGATTGAGTTTTTTCTGAAACTTTTTCTAACAAAATTTCTATgggttaatattttttttaatatctataGGATGATAgttattcatttgaatcttagttTCTTTTAGATTATCTAGTGAAACCCATGGCTGACCTGATTTTGTAGTTGTGGCTGTGTGAGGGAGGTAGAACAGAAGAACAGGACAAAGGGTTGATGGAAAGGTAGTGATATGGTTTTGGGAGGCTTTTCTTGGGCTTCTTCAGTTTCTTGACCGATCCCAATTGAAACCTGATGGGTTTTAACTGATTCCTATTTTCGTCTCAATcagttttta of the Musa acuminata AAA Group cultivar baxijiao chromosome BXJ2-10, Cavendish_Baxijiao_AAA, whole genome shotgun sequence genome contains:
- the LOC135624647 gene encoding cell division topological specificity factor homolog, chloroplastic-like — its product is MAISGDFKVFVGAFASHPGHRPPKPTVPFSKIRFGRVPNGASDLRIVQKWLRAESPASSTVKHSQVCHGMGGNKLSPTVNQDAEGFLLNVVNMSFFDRLSLAWRILFPMTKERNNSNASIAKQRLKMILFSDRCDISDEAKQKIVSNVIEALSEFVEIDSQDKVQLNISTDTDLGTIYSVTVPVRRVRPGYQDSEEDYSGKISNIEYKDTGETSGTVDVTFDFFLPNKK